A genomic window from Quercus lobata isolate SW786 chromosome 10, ValleyOak3.0 Primary Assembly, whole genome shotgun sequence includes:
- the LOC115963736 gene encoding thioredoxin-like 1-2, chloroplastic, producing MMACSMKSCLYCLNGTIVGSKSIGFCPSLVSVQRRDSKSRALPMLGVEFMGKPLPVSDLKGLGGWSLKSPRNFSPPHAQASICVSRSLRWWEKTLKPNMVEIHSANELVDSLLNAGDRLVIVDFYSPFCGGCKTLHPKICQLAELNPNAIILKVNHDELKAMCYSLRIHVLPFFRFYRGAEGRLCSFSCTNATIKKFKDALAKYGTERCSLGPAKGLDESELMNLASIGQISKGFSLPSTKEESMKDLVMKSIDLSGVLSKAGNKMELKKEMLC from the exons ATGATGGCTTGTTCGATGAAGAGTTGTTTATACTGTTTGAATGGGACTATTGTTGGCTCAAAATCCATAGGGTTTTGTCCCTCTCTTGTCTCCGTACAACGTAGGGACTCAAAATCAAGAGCTTTACCTATGCTAGGTGTTGAGTTTATGGGAAAACCCCTCCCTGTTTCAGATCTAAAGGGTTTAGGAGGTTGGAGTCTTAAATCACCAAGAAATTTCTCCCCTCCTCAT GCACAAGCATCAATCTGTGTAAGCCGAAGTTTGAGATGGTGGGAGAAGACTCTTAAACCCAACATGGTGGAGATTCATTCGGCTAATGAACTTGTGGATTCCTTGCTTAATGCTGGTGATAGATTGGTCATAGTTGACTTCTATTCACCTTTTTGTGGAGGTTGCAAAACTCTGCATCCTAAG ATTTGTCAGCTTGCTGAATTGAACCCAAATGCAATTATTCTTAAAGTTAACCATGATGAGCTCAAAGCTATGTGTTACAGTCTCCGAATTCATGTCCTACCATTCTTTAGGTTCTATAGGGGTGCAGAGGGTCGTCTATGTAGTTTCAGCTGCACCAACGCCACT ATCAAGAAATTCAAAGATGCTTTGGCAAAGTATGGGACTGAAAGATGTAGTCTTGGCCCGGCAAAAGGTCTAGATGAATCTGAGCTAATGAATTTAGCATCAATTGGTCAAATTTCAAAAGGGTTTTCATTGCCATCCACCAAGGAAGAAAGTATGAAGGATTTGGTTATGAAAAGCATAGATTTGTCTGGTGTTCTAAGCAAAGCAGGCAATAAGATGGAACTCAAGAAGGAGATGCTTTGTTGA
- the LOC115963737 gene encoding uncharacterized protein LOC115963737, producing MGIPGKIGVPMMNLVRLKGVPILQQLHLEERLLRTSSHNWCIINDGTNQPTIVMGVSGKPAELLEIESVLCDQIPVVRRFTGGGTVLVDPGTIFVTFICNKDAVAGVQPYPQPIMSWSGALYNKVFQGIGDFHLRENDYVFGDRKFGGNAQSITKNRWIHHTSFLWDYEVRNMANLKLPARVPEYRLARGHLEFICRMKDYLPRSVFIDRTIEATKTHFSLRSTDLEAIETSANTKFCPSTRLLTMQELETAAKFASQSKVSLSQSFSL from the exons ATGGGAATTCCTGGTAAAATTGGGGTTCCAATGATGAATCTGGTTAGGCTGAAAGGGGTGCCAATTCTGCAGCAATTACATCTAGAGGAGCGTTTGCTTCGGACATCGTCCCACAATTGGTGCATCATTAACGATGGTACCAATCAACCTACTATTGTCATGGGCGTTTCTGG GAAGCCTGCAGAACTTCTCGAAATTGAATCTGTGTTATGTGATCAGATTCCGGTTGTGAGAAGATTTACCGGGGGAGGTACTGTCCTTGTTGATCCTGGCACAATATTTGTCACTTTCATATGCAACAAAGATGCTGTTGCTGGCGTACAACCATATCCTCAGCCTATTATGTCTTGGAGTGGCGCATTGTACAACAAAGTTTTCCAAGGAATTGGGGATTTCCACCTTCGTGAAAATG ATTATGTATTTGGTGACCGCAAATTTGGTGGGAATGCTCAGTCAATTACTAAAAACCGGTGGATCCACCACACATCTTTTTTATGGGACTATGAGGTCCGGAACATGGCTAACCTGAAACTTCCTGCAAGAGTTCCTGAATATCGACTG GCAAGGGGTCATTTGGAATTCATATGCCGTATGAAGGATTACCTGCCAAGATCAGTATTTATTGACAGAACCATAGAGGCTACTAAAACCCACTTTTCCTTAAGATCAACAGACTTAGAAGCCATTGAGACTTCtgcaaatacaaaattttgcCCCTCAACCAGGCTATTGACTATGCAGGAACTGGAGACAGCAGCAAAATTTGCTTCTCAgtctaaggtttctctctctcagtcaTTTTCATTGTGA